One Nocardiopsis gilva YIM 90087 genomic window, TCTCCAACGCGTTCTACGAGCTGGTGCTCGGCCCGTCGATGACCTACACCTGCGCCGTCTTCGCCACTCCGGAGACCTCCCTGGAGCAGGCCCAGTTCGACAAGTACGACCTGGTGGCCAAGAAGCTGGACCTCCAGCCCGGCATGCGGCTGCTGGACGTGGGCTGCGGCTGGGGCGGCATGGTCCGGCACGCCGCCCGCGAGTACGGCGTCAAGGCGCTGGGCGTCACCCTGTCCAAGGAGCAGGCGGAGTGGGCGAGCAAGAAGATCGCCCAGGAGGGCCTGTCCGACCTGGCCGAGGTCCGGCACATGGACTACCGGGACGTGCCCGACGGCATCTATGACCGGATCAGCTCCATCGGCCTGACCGAGCACATCGGCCACAAGAACATCGACTCCTACTTCGCCGGCCTGTACAGCAAGCTCAAGCCGGGCGGCCGCCTGCTCAACCACTGCATCACCCGGCCGCGCAACGACCTGCCCCCGATGTTCCCCGGCGGCGTGATCAACCGCTACGTCTTCCCCGACGGCGAGCTGGAGGGGCCGGGCGTCCTGCAGACGTCGATGAACGACGCGGGCTTCGAGATTCGGCACCAGGAGAACCTCCGCGAGCACTACGCGCTGACGCTGCGCGGCTGGTGCGACAACCTGGAGGCCAACTGGGACGCCGCCGTCGCCCAGGTCGGCGAGGGCACCGCGCGGGTGTGGCGGCTCTACATGGCCGGGTGCATCCTCGGGTTCGAGCGCGACGTGGTGCAGCTGCACCAGATCCTCGGGGTCAAGCTCGACGGCACCGACGCGCACATGCCGCTGCGGCCCGACTTCACCTGATCGCGTGCGGGGCGTGCCCGGCTACTGACGTTTGACCACCGAAGTCACCGTCCCTCCGTTGATCTCGGAGATATTGGGGTCAAAATCGCTCGTGGGACCCCAATAT contains:
- a CDS encoding SAM-dependent methyltransferase, yielding MRLAEVFERVVGANAPVRFRAYDGSTAGDPDSDVTIVVRTPVALNYLAQSPGAMGLTRAYVGGHLDLEGDMYTALKRMWDLAIGDGLHISPLEMVKIAKDIGWVKFVNRVPPPPQEMTRKRLFGRGVRHSKDRDAEVIHHHYDVSNAFYELVLGPSMTYTCAVFATPETSLEQAQFDKYDLVAKKLDLQPGMRLLDVGCGWGGMVRHAAREYGVKALGVTLSKEQAEWASKKIAQEGLSDLAEVRHMDYRDVPDGIYDRISSIGLTEHIGHKNIDSYFAGLYSKLKPGGRLLNHCITRPRNDLPPMFPGGVINRYVFPDGELEGPGVLQTSMNDAGFEIRHQENLREHYALTLRGWCDNLEANWDAAVAQVGEGTARVWRLYMAGCILGFERDVVQLHQILGVKLDGTDAHMPLRPDFT